A stretch of the Amia ocellicauda isolate fAmiCal2 chromosome 10, fAmiCal2.hap1, whole genome shotgun sequence genome encodes the following:
- the LOC136760013 gene encoding UDP-N-acetylglucosamine transferase subunit ALG13 isoform X2: protein MHILLRALTALGYQKLTLQIGRGSVQPSPDGCPGIALHVFRYKDSIADDIRDADLVISHAGAGSCLETLGAGRPLLVVVNDQLMNNHQLELARALHSQGHLHYCTCSNLTETLRTVDLSALVPFLPGQPQTFAVFLDRAVGLQ, encoded by the exons GCTCTGACAGCGCTGGGCTACCAGAAACTGACCCTGCAGATCGGCCGCGGCTCGGTGCAGCCCAGCCCGGACGGCTGCCCGGGGATCGCGCTGCATGTCTTCCGCTACAAGGACTCCATCGCTGACGACATCCGGGACGCCGACCTGGTCATCAGCCACGCAG GGGCAGGGAGCTGTTTGGAGACGCTGGGAGCGGGGCGACCCCTCCTGGTGGTCGTCAATGATCAGCTGATGAACAACCACCAGCTGGAGCTGGCCAGAGCGCTGCACAGCCAGGGACACCTACACTACTGCACCTGCAG TAATCTCACAGAGACTCTGCGAACAGTGGACCTGTCTGCACTGGTGCCTTTCCTCCCAGGCCAGCCACAGACATTCGCCGTGTTCCTGGACAGGGCAGTGGGGCTGCAGTGA